The following proteins are encoded in a genomic region of Dyadobacter sp. UC 10:
- a CDS encoding helix-turn-helix transcriptional regulator, with protein MELLARFEGMPQFGWVNELMPKLQQSFLLEPNHAPIISFDNNQYLTGIERLGMLFQCILYKQVLRIQYQPFHNEETSELIIHPYYLKQYNNRWFLFGLNSKYEKIFNLALDRIVEVREEDVPFIENTLCDFNEYFDDIVGVTRLEESAVTEILLSFDLKTAPYILSKPLHGSQKVKSRTDQELVISIEVSPNYELESALLAFGEKVKVLEPESFRTLIREG; from the coding sequence ATGGAATTACTGGCACGGTTTGAGGGAATGCCACAATTTGGTTGGGTGAATGAGCTGATGCCCAAACTGCAACAGTCTTTCCTGTTGGAACCAAATCATGCGCCCATCATCAGTTTCGACAACAATCAGTATCTGACAGGCATTGAACGCCTGGGCATGTTGTTTCAGTGCATTTTGTATAAACAAGTGTTGCGCATTCAGTATCAACCATTTCATAATGAGGAAACTTCTGAGCTTATCATTCACCCATATTATTTGAAGCAGTACAACAATCGCTGGTTTCTTTTTGGGCTAAATAGCAAATACGAGAAAATCTTCAATCTGGCTCTTGACCGCATTGTCGAAGTCAGGGAGGAAGATGTCCCTTTTATAGAAAACACACTCTGCGACTTCAACGAATATTTTGACGACATCGTCGGCGTTACGAGATTGGAGGAATCCGCTGTAACCGAAATTCTGCTTTCATTCGATTTGAAAACCGCACCTTACATATTATCGAAACCATTACACGGCTCACAAAAGGTCAAGTCCAGGACAGATCAGGAGTTGGTGATCTCCATAGAGGTGAGCCCAAATTATGAATTAGAAAGCGCATTGTTGGCCTTCGGTGAAAAGGTCAAGGTATTGGAGCCGGAGAGTTTCAGGACGTTAATCCGGGAAGGTTGA
- a CDS encoding IS5 family transposase: protein MIKQFTRLTDLQWAAISPFLNLKRKRKLNLREVMDALLYILRTGCQWRNLPSCFPHWQAVYWYFSQWKKQNVIEQINRAVNQMDRINAHRDKNPSILCIDSQSVKLSPMICELRGTDANKKVNGRKRQVLVDSEGRIWFAHIHAANQGDGPASLAFMADLICQDERLIKIYGDQAYNGVFADEIRKNGIDFEKASKPESASGFIPVAKRWVVERTFAWTNFFRRIVKDYEYTVSSSVSWLFLANIQLMLQRIKPISKT from the coding sequence TTGATTAAACAGTTTACTAGACTGACCGATCTCCAATGGGCGGCAATATCACCATTTTTGAATCTAAAAAGAAAGAGAAAACTGAATTTGAGGGAGGTGATGGATGCACTTCTCTACATACTTCGTACAGGCTGCCAATGGCGAAATTTGCCTTCCTGTTTTCCTCATTGGCAAGCAGTATATTGGTATTTCAGCCAGTGGAAAAAGCAAAATGTAATTGAGCAAATAAATCGGGCAGTTAACCAGATGGACCGGATAAATGCTCATAGGGATAAAAATCCGTCGATTCTTTGTATTGACAGCCAGAGCGTTAAGTTGTCCCCTATGATTTGTGAATTACGTGGCACGGATGCCAATAAAAAAGTAAACGGACGTAAAAGGCAGGTGCTAGTTGACAGCGAAGGTCGGATCTGGTTTGCACATATTCATGCCGCAAATCAGGGCGACGGTCCCGCATCCCTTGCTTTCATGGCTGACCTTATCTGCCAAGATGAACGTCTAATAAAGATTTACGGAGACCAAGCATATAACGGCGTTTTCGCGGATGAAATCAGGAAAAATGGTATCGATTTTGAGAAAGCTTCAAAGCCAGAATCTGCAAGTGGATTTATACCAGTCGCTAAAAGATGGGTCGTCGAAAGGACATTCGCATGGACTAATTTCTTTCGTAGAATCGTGAAAGATTATGAATATACCGTATCATCTTCTGTTTCTTGGCTCTTTCTGGCCAATATTCAGTTGATGTTACAACGAATAAAGCCGATTAGTAAAACTTAA
- a CDS encoding FliH/SctL family protein, whose amino-acid sequence MTLPEITYPFLNWRDGMKITQRHLVAHDHAIRDAIRDATAIFLNGHNYGLLPAVDNSGAGIQLRVLGDTIQMLSCRAITPGGIRVEWDAGADPDSVSLSLMDYKNRLGNAGIFYVVLRISLSSLTETGEYDLEEQPLRKPFVTLKPMLELLSVHEKLSDAYSMPIFRIRFEGQMFSPDYDYIPPSAGVFGENLLWYYETCGKQINSIHQTAILILKKINGMQNQSPVARDIYQISEKLVFAGLEIIDHYRLISKDLPPIHFIQELIRYARTMRTAIDCLSENNANRFYQYLRNNVAGTTKFNTHYGEVTKSVMDSMIDSVLTSPYYHNDCSLLLDNVKGYLDFIDFVFQNLLALPYVDAGKWDIA is encoded by the coding sequence ATGACACTTCCAGAAATTACTTATCCATTTCTGAACTGGCGGGATGGGATGAAAATCACCCAGCGACACCTCGTCGCTCACGACCATGCGATCCGCGATGCCATACGCGATGCAACTGCCATCTTCCTGAATGGCCATAATTACGGGTTATTGCCAGCCGTTGATAACTCGGGCGCGGGAATCCAGCTGCGGGTCCTGGGCGACACCATTCAAATGTTGTCCTGCCGCGCGATAACGCCAGGCGGTATACGCGTGGAATGGGACGCGGGCGCGGATCCGGACAGCGTAAGCTTGTCGTTGATGGATTATAAAAACCGCCTGGGCAATGCAGGTATCTTTTATGTGGTGCTGCGGATCTCATTGTCCAGCCTGACGGAAACCGGCGAATACGATTTGGAAGAGCAGCCGCTTCGTAAGCCATTCGTGACATTGAAACCTATGCTGGAATTGCTTTCTGTTCATGAAAAGCTTTCGGATGCTTATAGTATGCCCATTTTCAGGATACGTTTTGAAGGACAAATGTTCTCGCCCGATTACGATTACATTCCTCCGTCTGCAGGCGTGTTTGGCGAAAATTTGCTCTGGTATTATGAAACCTGCGGGAAACAGATCAACAGCATTCACCAGACGGCGATATTGATCCTGAAAAAAATAAACGGGATGCAGAACCAATCGCCTGTAGCAAGGGACATTTACCAGATCTCTGAAAAGCTGGTCTTCGCAGGACTGGAAATTATCGACCATTACCGTTTAATTTCCAAAGACCTCCCCCCTATCCATTTCATCCAGGAGCTGATCAGATATGCCCGCACGATGCGCACCGCAATCGATTGCCTGTCGGAAAATAATGCCAATCGTTTTTATCAGTATTTGCGGAACAATGTAGCCGGAACAACGAAATTCAACACGCACTACGGAGAAGTGACTAAGTCTGTGATGGATTCAATGATCGATTCGGTGTTGACAAGCCCCTACTATCACAATGATTGCAGCCTGTTGCTGGACAATGTGAAAGGTTACCTGGATTTCATTGATTTCGTTTTTCAGAATCTTCTGGCGCTTCCATACGTTGATGCCGGAAAATGGGATATTGCTTAA
- a CDS encoding helix-turn-helix domain-containing protein yields MAYTTSNPKIHEGRNLKRFREMMSVKQDALAFELGEDWNQQKVSLLEQKEKIDSDILEQVAAILKIPAEAIRNFDENQAINIISNTFDNGSAIYQTNNNPIDKLMQLHEEKIALYERMLKEKDEMMGRLERLISK; encoded by the coding sequence ATGGCATATACTACCTCCAATCCAAAGATCCACGAAGGTCGTAACTTAAAGCGTTTCAGGGAGATGATGTCCGTGAAGCAAGACGCGCTCGCGTTTGAGCTTGGCGAAGACTGGAACCAGCAGAAAGTTTCTTTGCTCGAACAAAAAGAAAAGATCGATTCCGACATTTTGGAGCAAGTTGCAGCGATTTTGAAAATACCAGCTGAGGCGATTCGGAATTTTGATGAGAATCAAGCGATAAACATTATCTCGAACACCTTTGATAATGGATCAGCTATTTACCAAACTAATAACAATCCGATCGATAAGTTAATGCAGCTTCATGAGGAGAAGATTGCTTTGTATGAGCGGATGTTGAAGGAGAAGGATGAGATGATGGGGCGCTTGGAGCGGTTGATTTCGAAATAG
- a CDS encoding toll/interleukin-1 receptor domain-containing protein — protein MNAFISYSHNDAEMLTLLHTHLAQLQRDGLVSTWTDREILAGGNLNDSISRSLNNSNIFIALLSPSYIASTYCYEKEFVRAIQRQEEGKLVIVPTIVEPCDWLNTPFSQFKALPKDGKAITTWENKNTAFVDVIQNLRKLIENGGLTDDIPSQPEHSEIPKTGRNYRVQKDFDSIQKMEFIEQSFKEIKEHINRYLQEINELENIRRCLGIARNGDRTIFAVTKH, from the coding sequence ATGAATGCATTTATTTCATATAGCCACAATGATGCCGAGATGCTAACTTTATTGCATACGCATTTAGCACAACTTCAAAGAGATGGACTAGTTAGCACTTGGACCGACCGAGAAATACTCGCCGGTGGAAATCTGAATGATTCGATCTCTAGGTCTCTTAACAATTCGAATATTTTCATTGCGCTGCTTAGTCCAAGTTACATAGCTTCTACCTATTGCTATGAGAAAGAATTCGTAAGGGCAATACAGCGCCAAGAAGAGGGTAAATTGGTTATTGTTCCGACGATAGTTGAGCCTTGTGATTGGCTGAACACACCTTTCAGCCAATTTAAGGCACTACCGAAAGACGGTAAAGCTATTACCACTTGGGAGAATAAGAATACTGCTTTTGTTGATGTAATTCAAAATTTAAGAAAATTGATAGAAAATGGAGGGCTAACCGACGACATCCCAAGTCAACCGGAGCATTCTGAAATTCCCAAAACCGGTAGAAATTATAGAGTACAAAAGGACTTTGACTCTATTCAAAAAATGGAATTTATCGAACAAAGCTTTAAAGAAATAAAAGAGCACATTAATCGATATTTACAAGAAATTAACGAGCTTGAAAATATAAGAAGGTGTTTGGGAATTGCAAGGAATGGAGATCGTACCATCTTTGCAGTGACGAAACATTAA
- a CDS encoding type I restriction endonuclease subunit R, whose product MEAANVQEFPVTAIDEESGTAKSLKIDYVLWGDDGKPLAIIEAKRTSKEVERGRYQAKNYADAIEKQYGRRPVIYYTNGFDTFFWDDLGYPPRKVFGFLNSEELMRLMTRRHQKGILREQKINQYIAGRYYQERAIRRVMERFEDENQRKALLVMATGTGKTRVSAAIVDLLTKAQWVKRVLFLADRNALVTQVLKNYNEYLPSSTGVDLTKETDQGFARVVFSTYQTIINRIDSDYRNGKRYYGVGHFDLIIIDEAHRSIYDKYGAIFDYFDALYLGLTATPKSETDRDTYAIFNHKPGEPTDAYEYTTAVDDKFLVPIKKVKLELRFPTQGIRYNDLSEEEKMEWERKFYDPATGAVLNEIDGTAINQWLFNQDTVDKVLQSLMEFGHKVEGNEKLGKTIIFARNHRHAEFILKRFGALYPQIHRDFAQVIDNVAHNPENLILQFKIKEKYPQIAISVDMLDTGIDVPEIVNLVFFKPVYSAAKFWQMLGRGTRLSTDLYGPLMDKEDFYVFDVCRVFEFFDQNPQGIIPSKAKSLSEITFNARAELIHILQTQGSPLPESEDFQTSKSLCEILSKQVADLNSNAFEVGLHLRQVERYASLTSWNNIRDTHVRELAEHIAPLVANEETDEQVKRFDLMMVKLQLAVIRSERSQPNYVEKLQGVARELLRKADNVPTIAKRKETLRQVLQPEFWAAAGVPAIEKLRVEMRELAKLLDMSSGKEIFYTNFEDQLIAPIQFEDYMGSFGDYNNHYSKLKKIILENVNHLTISRLHNNQPITTSELNELDRMLFEQSGCQTQDAFKKALGDKPVGVFVRSILGLDKAAVQEAFSEFLSNSPLNSVQIEFVNDIIRLLTKNGSIDTHMLFHQPFTKFHESGVAGVFELNAKRIIEIVEDTNRKAIAG is encoded by the coding sequence GTGGAAGCAGCTAATGTTCAGGAATTCCCCGTCACGGCGATTGATGAAGAGTCTGGAACTGCCAAAAGTCTGAAAATAGATTACGTCCTGTGGGGCGACGATGGGAAGCCATTGGCTATTATTGAAGCAAAGCGTACAAGTAAAGAGGTAGAGCGTGGGAGATATCAGGCCAAGAATTATGCCGACGCCATCGAAAAGCAGTATGGTCGAAGACCGGTTATTTACTATACCAATGGTTTTGACACATTCTTTTGGGATGATCTGGGCTATCCGCCACGTAAGGTATTCGGCTTTTTAAATTCGGAGGAGCTGATGCGGCTCATGACAAGGAGACATCAAAAAGGAATCCTTCGCGAGCAGAAAATCAATCAGTACATCGCCGGGCGCTACTATCAGGAACGGGCGATTCGCCGGGTAATGGAACGGTTCGAAGATGAAAACCAACGCAAAGCATTGCTAGTGATGGCAACTGGTACTGGGAAAACCCGAGTTTCTGCGGCGATCGTAGATTTGCTTACCAAGGCGCAATGGGTCAAACGCGTGTTGTTTCTCGCGGACCGTAATGCATTGGTCACGCAGGTGCTGAAAAATTATAACGAATATCTACCCAGTTCTACCGGCGTCGATCTTACCAAAGAAACAGATCAGGGGTTTGCGAGGGTTGTATTTTCAACATATCAAACTATCATCAATCGCATTGACTCCGACTACCGGAATGGAAAACGGTATTACGGCGTCGGGCATTTTGATCTGATCATTATTGACGAAGCGCACCGTTCTATTTATGATAAATATGGTGCCATATTTGACTACTTTGATGCCCTTTACCTGGGCCTGACCGCCACGCCGAAAAGTGAAACTGATAGGGATACTTATGCTATTTTTAATCATAAGCCGGGCGAACCTACCGATGCTTACGAATACACCACCGCGGTAGATGATAAATTCCTGGTTCCGATCAAAAAGGTGAAGTTGGAATTGAGATTTCCAACTCAGGGAATCAGGTACAACGATCTTTCAGAGGAGGAGAAAATGGAATGGGAACGTAAGTTCTACGATCCGGCAACAGGTGCGGTGCTCAATGAAATCGATGGAACAGCAATCAATCAGTGGCTTTTTAACCAGGATACCGTAGACAAAGTGCTGCAATCCCTGATGGAATTCGGGCACAAGGTCGAAGGCAATGAGAAATTGGGTAAGACGATCATATTTGCCAGAAATCACCGGCATGCCGAATTTATTCTCAAACGTTTCGGAGCGCTTTACCCGCAAATCCATCGGGATTTCGCGCAAGTAATTGATAATGTTGCGCACAATCCGGAAAACCTGATCCTGCAATTTAAAATCAAAGAAAAATATCCGCAGATCGCCATTTCTGTCGATATGCTGGATACCGGCATTGATGTCCCGGAAATAGTGAACCTCGTATTTTTCAAACCGGTATATTCTGCTGCGAAGTTTTGGCAAATGCTCGGCAGAGGCACACGTCTCAGCACCGACCTGTATGGACCGTTAATGGACAAGGAGGATTTCTATGTCTTTGATGTTTGCCGGGTTTTCGAATTTTTCGACCAAAATCCGCAGGGTATTATTCCTTCAAAAGCAAAGTCGCTAAGCGAAATCACATTCAATGCACGCGCAGAGCTTATTCATATTCTACAAACACAAGGCAGCCCGCTTCCTGAAAGCGAAGACTTTCAAACGAGCAAATCGCTCTGTGAAATATTGAGCAAGCAAGTAGCTGACCTCAACTCGAATGCATTTGAAGTGGGCCTACATTTGCGCCAGGTTGAACGTTATGCCAGCCTGACTTCGTGGAATAACATCCGCGATACCCATGTCAGAGAGTTGGCGGAGCACATCGCGCCGCTTGTCGCAAACGAAGAGACGGACGAGCAAGTGAAGCGCTTTGACTTAATGATGGTTAAGTTACAACTGGCCGTCATCAGGAGTGAACGTTCGCAACCCAATTATGTGGAGAAGCTACAAGGAGTTGCGAGAGAGCTGTTAAGAAAAGCTGATAACGTTCCTACGATCGCGAAGCGCAAGGAAACACTGAGGCAGGTTCTACAACCAGAATTTTGGGCAGCCGCGGGAGTTCCTGCTATCGAGAAACTTCGTGTGGAAATGAGAGAGCTTGCGAAGTTACTGGACATGTCTTCTGGTAAAGAAATCTTCTACACAAACTTCGAGGACCAGTTAATAGCGCCCATCCAGTTTGAAGATTACATGGGCAGTTTTGGTGACTACAATAATCATTATTCGAAGCTTAAAAAAATCATCTTAGAAAATGTCAATCATTTGACAATTAGCCGACTTCATAACAATCAACCTATCACAACTTCTGAGTTGAACGAACTCGACAGAATGCTTTTTGAACAATCGGGTTGTCAAACTCAGGACGCTTTCAAAAAGGCATTAGGAGATAAACCAGTCGGTGTTTTTGTTAGGTCAATTCTAGGCCTGGACAAGGCAGCAGTACAAGAGGCATTTTCAGAATTTCTATCCAATAGCCCTCTCAATTCCGTGCAAATAGAATTCGTAAATGATATTATAAGGCTTTTGACAAAAAATGGCTCAATTGACACTCATATGCTCTTTCATCAACCATTCACCAAATTTCATGAAAGTGGTGTGGCGGGAGTATTTGAATTGAATGCTAAGCGGATTATTGAGATTGTTGAGGATACAAATCGGAAGGCGATAGCTGGGTAA
- a CDS encoding restriction endonuclease, producing the protein MPIPDYQTIMLPVLKLADDQKEHSLKEAVEVLSNQFQLSDAEKSELLPSGQGLLFSNRVGWARTYLKKAGLLTSPKRGSILITTRGLDLLGKNPSKLDNSILKQYPEFVEFYSKKDDGGITSNNTVQEVETDTPEETIEIAYQKIRKSLAQEIIDTVRSLSPTFFERLVVQLLVKMGYGGSEKDAGNAVGKTNDEGIDGTIKEDKLGLDIIYIQAKRWQAGNTVGRPELHKFVGALAGQGAKKGIFITTSSFTKDALSYMPRNETKIVLIDGEQLAQLMIDYNLGVSPQKIYEIKRLDSDYFEEG; encoded by the coding sequence ATGCCAATACCAGATTATCAAACGATTATGTTACCTGTGCTAAAATTAGCCGATGATCAAAAAGAACATTCCTTGAAGGAAGCCGTTGAGGTTTTATCCAACCAATTTCAGCTATCCGATGCAGAAAAGAGTGAGTTACTTCCAAGCGGTCAGGGGCTGTTGTTTTCCAATCGGGTTGGCTGGGCGAGGACATATTTGAAAAAAGCAGGCTTACTTACCTCACCAAAAAGAGGAAGCATTTTGATTACAACGCGCGGACTTGATTTATTAGGCAAAAATCCAAGTAAGCTGGATAACAGTATTTTAAAGCAGTATCCCGAGTTTGTTGAGTTCTACAGTAAAAAGGATGATGGAGGAATTACCAGCAATAATACAGTTCAGGAAGTTGAAACTGACACACCGGAAGAAACTATTGAAATAGCATATCAAAAGATCCGTAAATCTCTGGCTCAGGAAATAATAGACACTGTAAGAAGTCTTTCTCCTACATTCTTTGAACGTCTTGTCGTCCAGCTCCTTGTAAAAATGGGATATGGAGGTTCCGAAAAAGATGCTGGTAACGCAGTTGGTAAAACAAATGATGAAGGAATCGATGGTACGATTAAAGAAGATAAGCTTGGCTTGGATATTATTTACATTCAGGCAAAGCGTTGGCAAGCGGGAAATACAGTTGGACGACCTGAGTTACATAAATTTGTCGGAGCACTCGCCGGCCAGGGTGCTAAGAAGGGTATTTTTATAACAACCTCTTCATTTACAAAAGATGCATTAAGCTACATGCCTCGAAATGAGACTAAGATTGTATTAATTGATGGAGAGCAGCTTGCGCAATTAATGATTGATTATAATCTTGGAGTTTCGCCTCAAAAAATTTATGAAATTAAAAGGCTAGATAGTGACTACTTTGAAGAGGGATGA
- a CDS encoding RelA/SpoT domain-containing protein: protein MKLSKTLIDTAGKSLSRDTETDVDKYILHTDAFDEYRKNHLEPLSKTTIELQQWLAQFGKEYFIAQRLKRKPQILRKLRRFSARLSQLQDIGGTRVIVEQNKDVDELVNFLKERFETRTDLKLVKLTDYRGDGREDSGYRAYHLILEREGYRMELQIRSKIQHYWAETIERTSVIYGYHLKELEGDPSVIHYFKRLSDLFYEIEAGRTPSAQLKTKIEELRIRSEEIIQAADEKNVFSSFVNEGVTKDLERKENSSGSSGLNYWIFVFNWNIGSFVVWDLITNDPDGAIRKYVEYENKYTSDNGFEVVLVGSSKVSTLRQTHSHYFGLNHADGPILEDLNSSIVGFSNAMDIDVGAREILRTLERRHFWGTKVVSLDTLKNHFCKGVITFDSSLQALTEKRLVLNSGYGISLNIKMKGVINKYVS from the coding sequence ATGAAACTCTCCAAAACATTAATTGATACTGCCGGGAAGTCGCTCTCGCGAGATACCGAAACAGACGTCGACAAGTACATTCTACACACTGATGCATTCGATGAGTACAGAAAAAATCACTTAGAGCCACTTTCTAAAACAACAATCGAATTACAGCAATGGCTTGCCCAATTCGGTAAGGAATACTTTATAGCTCAGCGCCTCAAAAGAAAACCTCAAATTCTTCGAAAATTAAGGCGTTTCAGCGCCCGACTATCTCAACTTCAAGACATCGGAGGAACAAGGGTAATAGTTGAACAGAACAAAGATGTTGACGAACTCGTGAATTTTCTCAAAGAAAGATTTGAAACTCGTACAGACTTAAAATTGGTCAAGCTTACCGACTATCGTGGTGATGGAAGAGAGGATTCTGGTTACCGAGCTTACCATTTGATCCTTGAAAGAGAAGGGTATCGGATGGAATTGCAAATCAGAAGTAAAATTCAACACTATTGGGCTGAGACTATTGAGCGAACCTCTGTAATCTATGGATATCATTTAAAGGAACTTGAAGGTGATCCATCGGTAATTCATTATTTTAAAAGACTTTCTGATCTATTCTATGAGATTGAGGCTGGAAGAACACCTTCCGCACAATTAAAGACCAAAATCGAGGAACTAAGAATTAGATCGGAAGAGATTATCCAGGCAGCTGACGAAAAAAATGTATTTAGTAGTTTTGTTAATGAAGGTGTAACAAAGGATTTAGAACGGAAGGAAAATAGCTCAGGAAGTTCTGGTCTGAATTATTGGATATTTGTGTTTAATTGGAATATTGGATCATTCGTTGTGTGGGATCTTATAACAAATGATCCGGATGGTGCTATTAGAAAATATGTTGAATACGAAAATAAGTATACTTCTGATAATGGATTTGAGGTTGTCTTGGTTGGATCTTCGAAGGTTTCAACTTTAAGGCAGACCCATAGTCATTACTTTGGCTTAAATCACGCAGATGGGCCCATTCTTGAAGATTTGAATTCTTCGATCGTCGGTTTTTCGAACGCAATGGACATTGACGTCGGCGCGAGGGAAATTCTCCGGACTCTTGAAAGACGACATTTTTGGGGAACAAAGGTTGTGTCGCTAGATACATTAAAAAATCATTTTTGCAAAGGAGTGATAACTTTCGATTCGTCGTTACAGGCGCTTACGGAGAAGAGATTAGTGCTGAATAGTGGTTACGGCATTTCACTAAATATTAAAATGAAGGGAGTGATAAATAAGTATGTTAGTTAA
- a CDS encoding porin family protein, translating into MRILYLLFILSLTNLKAVSQERLDNWQWAEWEQTAKHLESGEFNSAIAICKLYPRNQGFTERLKQIQNLKQLYSEGEQQQKSGHYLEAIAIYKKHRSLSGVGSLTVFEKKIDECVAKMGTPNVARLKTLERQVFSAELLFRAQRKLDQQNSLGALKDFTQAKTVIGNISGNIKTQIERGLAATNEFIAWERQYQLAKKNSISREQERDLLVELGYIPMVKIPALNRRLATLIEEIEGKNSIEEAVRNCEIERLVENLASVQPSANPEIASQRQQFKSIYNKIDTLRINRRNDSTIFSGYKSLSNLVKVFPIEIQSGIERCIYEGRLAALKAFREQALTENDRSAVILYNKAITKETGKEDTNVSRCEGIETFNAALAKVSDLLSKCNVKEAQQLWIEVEKVADCDEKRLLLKTHGDLRTKINERMNVERRYNIVLNEAKKAIVDGKYSDAKAKYNRLRDIDICDATRKEADVKKGLDELRTLEGKQGISVELVVGAGANKPLYKVNSDSRPMNYGVTFGAGFQFAYVNPASPADLVLGVEYLNTNYYSADNSGYSIEKFTVNGVSGSLAIKVNPFKKRNIRPYFKIGFEGTVPVSNQYKAYSSIGGLGNNDQMKKFLPSVIGAPGVEFKVGKTYLFLEIMGSLGVQSIFERNQNNGSGPANREVDARFRRGTVRVGVKLF; encoded by the coding sequence ATGAGAATACTCTACCTCCTGTTTATATTATCGTTAACTAATTTGAAAGCTGTTAGTCAGGAAAGACTAGACAATTGGCAATGGGCAGAATGGGAACAGACTGCTAAGCATTTGGAAAGTGGTGAATTCAACTCGGCTATAGCTATCTGTAAGCTTTACCCACGTAATCAGGGATTTACAGAGCGGCTGAAACAAATTCAAAATTTGAAGCAGCTGTATTCGGAGGGAGAACAGCAACAGAAGTCTGGGCATTATTTAGAAGCGATCGCCATCTACAAAAAGCACAGATCTCTTTCGGGCGTCGGCAGTCTGACTGTTTTTGAAAAAAAGATTGACGAGTGTGTTGCGAAAATGGGCACGCCGAACGTAGCCCGCCTCAAAACGCTTGAACGGCAAGTATTCTCTGCCGAGCTCCTGTTCCGTGCTCAGCGGAAATTGGACCAGCAGAATTCATTGGGTGCATTGAAGGACTTTACGCAAGCGAAAACCGTTATTGGCAATATATCGGGCAATATCAAAACACAAATTGAACGTGGACTTGCCGCAACCAATGAGTTTATAGCATGGGAGCGGCAATATCAACTTGCCAAAAAAAATTCGATAAGTAGGGAACAAGAGCGGGATCTGCTGGTTGAGTTGGGCTACATTCCAATGGTCAAAATTCCAGCATTGAACCGGCGGTTAGCAACACTGATTGAGGAAATAGAAGGCAAGAATTCGATTGAAGAGGCAGTGCGAAATTGCGAGATCGAGAGGCTAGTTGAAAACCTTGCTAGTGTCCAGCCTTCTGCTAATCCTGAAATTGCTAGCCAGCGGCAGCAGTTCAAAAGCATCTATAATAAAATCGATACGCTAAGGATTAACCGAAGAAATGATTCTACCATTTTCAGCGGATATAAAAGTCTATCGAATCTTGTTAAAGTATTTCCCATTGAAATTCAGAGTGGCATTGAGCGCTGTATCTACGAAGGAAGGTTAGCTGCGTTGAAGGCGTTTAGAGAACAGGCACTCACTGAGAATGACAGATCCGCTGTGATTTTATACAATAAGGCCATAACAAAGGAGACCGGCAAGGAGGATACAAATGTCAGCCGGTGCGAAGGAATAGAAACGTTCAATGCAGCCCTCGCCAAAGTGTCCGACTTACTGTCCAAATGCAATGTAAAAGAGGCTCAGCAACTTTGGATTGAGGTAGAGAAGGTTGCAGATTGTGATGAAAAGAGGTTACTCTTAAAAACGCATGGCGATTTACGAACAAAAATAAATGAAAGGATGAATGTCGAACGCCGGTACAACATCGTACTCAACGAAGCAAAAAAAGCCATAGTTGACGGAAAGTATAGTGATGCCAAAGCTAAATACAATCGCCTCCGTGACATAGATATTTGTGACGCGACAAGAAAGGAAGCCGATGTCAAAAAAGGGCTGGACGAACTACGAACATTGGAGGGCAAGCAAGGAATCAGCGTAGAACTCGTGGTAGGCGCTGGTGCCAATAAGCCACTCTACAAAGTAAATTCAGATAGTCGCCCGATGAATTATGGCGTAACATTCGGGGCCGGATTTCAATTTGCATATGTCAATCCCGCAAGTCCGGCTGATCTCGTTTTAGGTGTTGAGTATCTCAATACAAACTACTATTCTGCTGATAATAGCGGGTATTCAATTGAGAAATTTACAGTGAATGGCGTCAGTGGATCTTTGGCCATCAAAGTGAATCCATTTAAGAAACGGAATATAAGACCTTATTTTAAGATAGGTTTTGAAGGGACTGTGCCTGTTTCCAATCAATATAAAGCTTATTCTTCGATAGGCGGACTTGGAAATAATGACCAAATGAAGAAATTTCTACCATCAGTCATTGGTGCGCCGGGAGTAGAATTTAAGGTTGGCAAAACCTATCTTTTCTTGGAAATAATGGGGAGCCTGGGCGTGCAAAGCATTTTTGAAAGAAATCAAAACAATGGTTCCGGACCTGCGAATCGAGAAGTGGATGCCCGGTTTAGAAGGGGAACAGTGAGGGTCGGAGTGAAATTGTTTTAG